In Candidatus Krumholzibacteriia bacterium, one genomic interval encodes:
- a CDS encoding aspartate--ammonia ligase, with product MRYFMADNTADLAGPGVSTCEELAKVLPDNYENLLSSKDTMKALYKVKSYIEENLCKELNLMMVQCPLIMDKNSGMNDYLDRDGSRTPVDFGAGLGLDRRIETQVVQAVTKWKRFALKQYECDQGEGICTDMRAVRKDYFLVHDHSSYVDQWDWERVCTEEERTLEALTDTVKKIWKVLRGAEDLAHEMYPVLDKFPKMPDELYFIHAEDLLAKYPDLPRKQREAAILQEHPAIFIYGIGWTLEDGYPHEMRAADYDDWVSETVSEDGRPMHGLNGDILIWNSITNRRHELTSMGVRVTAETLRKQLEITGQKDFLEMPYHQMILNGDIPLSIGGGLGQSRIYSYILKKAALGEVSVTIWPEQLHELCDERGIHLLK from the coding sequence ATGAGGTATTTCATGGCCGACAATACTGCCGACCTGGCTGGACCCGGAGTCAGCACCTGCGAGGAACTGGCAAAGGTGCTACCCGACAATTACGAGAATCTTCTCAGCTCCAAGGACACGATGAAGGCTCTCTACAAGGTGAAGAGCTACATCGAGGAGAATCTCTGCAAGGAACTGAACCTGATGATGGTCCAGTGTCCGCTGATCATGGACAAGAACAGCGGCATGAACGACTACCTGGACCGGGATGGCTCCCGAACTCCGGTGGACTTCGGGGCCGGACTGGGTCTGGATCGCCGCATTGAGACCCAGGTCGTTCAGGCTGTCACCAAGTGGAAGCGTTTTGCGCTGAAGCAGTACGAATGCGATCAGGGTGAAGGCATCTGCACGGACATGCGCGCCGTTCGCAAGGACTACTTCCTCGTCCACGACCACAGTTCCTATGTGGATCAGTGGGACTGGGAGCGCGTCTGCACCGAAGAAGAGCGGACTCTCGAAGCCCTGACCGATACCGTGAAGAAGATCTGGAAGGTTCTCCGGGGCGCGGAAGACCTTGCGCACGAGATGTACCCGGTTCTCGACAAGTTCCCGAAGATGCCCGACGAGTTGTACTTCATTCACGCAGAAGACCTTCTCGCCAAGTACCCCGACCTGCCTCGCAAGCAGCGGGAGGCGGCGATCCTGCAGGAACACCCGGCCATCTTCATCTATGGCATCGGCTGGACCCTGGAAGACGGTTATCCGCATGAGATGCGTGCCGCCGACTATGACGACTGGGTCAGCGAGACGGTGTCGGAGGATGGGCGTCCAATGCACGGGCTGAACGGCGACATCCTCATTTGGAACTCCATAACGAATCGCCGTCACGAGTTGACCAGCATGGGTGTCCGCGTCACAGCCGAGACTCTCCGCAAACAGTTGGAGATCACCGGCCAGAAGGACTTCCTCGAAATGCCCTACCACCAGATGATTCTCAATGGGGATATCCCGCTGAGCATCGGAGGCGGGCTCGGGCAGTCGAGGATCTACTCCTACATTCTCAAGAAGGCCGCCCTGGGTGAGGTCAGCGTAACGATCTGGCCCGAGCAACTTCACGAGCTCTGTGATGAGCGGGGAATCCACCTGCTGAAATAG